The Bartonella birtlesii IBS 325 genome has a window encoding:
- the pnp gene encoding polyribonucleotide nucleotidyltransferase, whose amino-acid sequence MFKTHKIEIEWAGRPLTIETGKIARQADGAVIATYGETIVLATVVSAKNPKPDQDFFPLTVNYQEKFYAVGRIPGGYLKRESRPTENETLISRLIDRPIRPLFADGYKNDTQVIVSVIQHDLENNPDILAMIASSAALTLSGVPFMGPIAGARVGYCNGQYVLNPHIDEMSESKLDLVVAGTESAVLMVESEAQELPEDIMLGAVMFGHKGLQPVLDAIIKLAEVAAKDPRDFVPEDLSDLEKAMLEIAEQGIRKAYTITDKQERYAAIDALKTEVINKFTPETGGSSEFSAEQIATVFKQLQAKVVRGNILDTGKRIDGRDLSTVRPIQSEVGLLPRTHGSALFTRGETQAMVVATLGTGEDEQYVDSLTGMYKETFLLHYNFPPFSVGETGRLGSPGRREIGHGKLAWRALHPMLPTKESFPYTIRAVSEITESNGSSSMATVCGTSLALMDAGVPLARPIAGIAMGLIKEGERFAVLSDILGDEDHLGDMDFKVAGTENGITALQMDIKIDGITEEIMKIALEQAREGRIHILNEMAKALTSARAELSEFSPRIEVMNIAVDKIRDVIGSGGKVIREIVEQTGAKINIEDDGTIKIASADAKTIEAAKRWIHSIVDEPEIGAIYQGTVVKTAEFGAFVNFFGSRDGLVHISQLASERVTKTTDIVKEGDKVWVKLMGFDERGKVRLSMKIINQQTGEEITGDRPIKEEQDKCVNEKNKSENKRRRKKKEE is encoded by the coding sequence ATGTTCAAAACGCACAAGATAGAAATTGAATGGGCTGGTCGGCCACTCACTATTGAAACAGGGAAAATAGCGCGTCAAGCTGATGGTGCAGTCATCGCTACCTACGGAGAAACTATTGTCTTAGCAACTGTTGTATCGGCAAAAAATCCAAAACCGGACCAGGATTTTTTTCCGCTTACAGTTAATTATCAAGAAAAGTTCTATGCTGTTGGTAGAATACCAGGTGGTTATTTAAAACGTGAAAGCCGGCCAACTGAAAATGAAACTTTGATTTCACGTTTGATTGATCGTCCAATTCGTCCCCTTTTTGCTGACGGTTATAAAAATGATACACAAGTCATTGTTTCCGTTATACAGCATGATCTTGAAAATAATCCTGATATCCTTGCAATGATTGCTTCTTCTGCAGCATTGACCTTATCAGGGGTTCCTTTCATGGGACCTATTGCTGGTGCTCGTGTTGGTTATTGTAACGGACAATATGTTCTCAATCCTCATATCGACGAGATGTCTGAATCAAAACTTGATCTTGTTGTTGCCGGAACAGAAAGTGCTGTATTGATGGTTGAATCAGAAGCACAGGAATTACCGGAAGATATCATGTTGGGTGCCGTTATGTTTGGACACAAAGGTTTGCAGCCTGTTCTTGATGCCATCATAAAACTTGCCGAAGTTGCGGCAAAAGATCCACGTGATTTCGTTCCTGAGGATCTCTCTGATCTCGAAAAGGCTATGCTGGAAATAGCTGAACAGGGTATTCGAAAAGCTTATACAATTACTGATAAACAAGAGCGTTACGCTGCGATTGATGCTCTTAAAACAGAAGTTATCAATAAATTTACACCAGAAACAGGGGGAAGTAGTGAATTTAGTGCTGAGCAAATTGCAACTGTTTTTAAACAATTGCAAGCGAAAGTTGTTCGCGGTAATATCCTTGATACAGGAAAACGTATTGATGGACGTGACCTTTCAACAGTACGTCCTATCCAATCGGAGGTTGGTCTTTTACCTCGAACACATGGATCTGCACTCTTTACCCGTGGAGAAACACAAGCAATGGTTGTTGCAACACTGGGAACTGGTGAAGATGAACAATATGTTGATTCCTTAACAGGTATGTATAAAGAAACATTCCTCCTTCATTACAACTTTCCACCATTTTCAGTGGGTGAAACAGGACGTCTTGGCTCTCCTGGACGCCGTGAAATTGGACATGGAAAATTGGCATGGCGTGCACTTCATCCCATGTTGCCAACTAAAGAATCCTTTCCTTATACCATTCGTGCTGTCTCAGAGATTACTGAATCCAATGGATCATCTTCCATGGCGACAGTTTGTGGTACTTCACTTGCACTTATGGATGCTGGTGTACCTCTGGCACGCCCCATCGCGGGTATCGCTATGGGTTTGATTAAAGAAGGTGAACGCTTTGCTGTTCTGTCTGATATTTTAGGAGATGAAGATCATCTTGGAGATATGGATTTTAAAGTGGCAGGAACAGAAAATGGCATTACCGCCTTGCAAATGGATATCAAAATTGATGGTATTACTGAAGAAATTATGAAAATCGCACTTGAACAAGCCAGGGAGGGCCGAATCCATATCTTGAACGAAATGGCTAAAGCTTTAACCAGTGCACGTGCTGAACTTAGCGAATTTTCTCCACGTATCGAAGTTATGAATATTGCTGTTGATAAAATTCGTGATGTTATCGGCTCTGGCGGTAAAGTTATTCGAGAAATCGTTGAACAAACTGGAGCAAAAATCAATATTGAAGATGATGGAACAATTAAAATTGCTTCTGCCGATGCTAAAACCATTGAAGCAGCAAAGCGCTGGATCCATTCTATTGTTGATGAGCCTGAAATTGGTGCTATCTACCAAGGAACAGTTGTCAAAACTGCCGAATTTGGCGCATTTGTAAATTTCTTTGGTTCACGTGATGGGCTCGTTCATATCTCTCAACTTGCATCAGAACGCGTTACAAAAACAACAGATATTGTTAAAGAAGGTGACAAAGTTTGGGTGAA
- the rpsO gene encoding 30S ribosomal protein S15, giving the protein MSITAERKQALIAEYANKVGDTGSPEVQVAVLSERISNLTNHFKSHKKDNHSRRGLLKMVSQRRRLLDYLKGVDQNRYQTLIKKLGLRR; this is encoded by the coding sequence ATGTCGATTACAGCTGAACGTAAACAAGCTCTTATCGCAGAATACGCAAATAAAGTTGGTGATACGGGATCACCAGAAGTACAGGTTGCTGTACTTTCTGAACGTATTTCTAATTTAACGAACCATTTTAAATCACACAAAAAAGATAACCATTCTCGTCGTGGTCTTTTAAAGATGGTTTCTCAACGCCGTCGCCTTCTTGATTACCTTAAAGGAGTTGACCAAAATCGCTATCAAACACTTATCAAAAAATTAGGTTTGCGTCGCTAG
- a CDS encoding MFS transporter, giving the protein MQSTSTFKLFRNSVFRNLWSSTLISNLGGLIQAVGAGWLMALISSSHSMVGLVQSATTLPLVMFSLMAGALADNYNRRQIMLYAQIMMMVISMSLAILSYMGFLTPSLLLCFTFLIGCGTAFYNPSWQATIGDIVSRENIPAAVSLNSVGFNLMRSVGPAIGGAIIATLGVAAAFLFNAISYIPLIGALFFWKPNYENNILPRERLLGAVSDGLRYVAMSPNLLSIMIRAFLFGVGAISVLALLPIFVHKILEGNALLYGTLLGCFGFGAMIAGIINSSVRSYFRLETIIASAFIGFAVSCFCLAMSRSLIISHIALFPAGLCWVLALSLFNTSVQLSTPRWVVARALALYQTASYGGMAVGSAIWGALADGYSPTIALSTCSLFLVFGALAGIKFRIQEIPQIDLDPLDHFREPELLLDLKARSGPIMIMIDYQIHENDLEEFLKVMTRRRHIRLRDGARQWVLLRDLERPQYWTEAYHMPTWVDYLRHNHRRTKADAEVNKLLRHLNRMPNGIRVHRMIERQTIPHASEMHLKPSADQLP; this is encoded by the coding sequence ATGCAGAGCACTTCAACATTCAAACTTTTTCGTAATTCGGTATTTCGAAATTTATGGTCGTCCACTCTGATCTCTAATTTAGGAGGCCTTATACAGGCTGTTGGAGCAGGGTGGTTGATGGCGTTGATTAGTTCTTCGCATTCCATGGTTGGGCTTGTTCAAAGTGCTACAACATTACCACTTGTTATGTTTTCTCTGATGGCAGGAGCATTAGCTGACAATTATAATCGTCGCCAAATTATGTTGTACGCGCAGATTATGATGATGGTTATATCCATGAGTTTGGCTATTTTATCCTATATGGGTTTTCTAACACCTTCATTGTTATTATGCTTCACATTTTTGATTGGTTGTGGAACAGCCTTTTATAATCCTTCTTGGCAGGCAACAATAGGAGATATCGTTAGCAGAGAAAATATTCCTGCTGCTGTGAGTTTAAACAGTGTTGGCTTTAATTTGATGCGTAGTGTAGGTCCCGCTATTGGAGGTGCCATTATTGCTACTTTAGGCGTAGCCGCAGCTTTTTTATTCAATGCTATAAGTTACATTCCTTTAATTGGTGCTTTGTTTTTCTGGAAACCGAACTATGAAAACAACATTTTGCCGCGAGAAAGACTTCTAGGAGCTGTCTCAGATGGTTTACGTTATGTTGCGATGTCACCTAATCTTCTCAGTATTATGATAAGAGCGTTCCTTTTTGGTGTTGGGGCAATTTCAGTTTTGGCGCTTTTACCAATTTTTGTGCATAAAATCCTTGAGGGAAACGCACTTCTTTACGGTACATTACTCGGTTGTTTTGGTTTTGGAGCCATGATAGCAGGTATTATTAATTCATCTGTACGAAGTTATTTTCGTTTGGAGACAATTATTGCCAGTGCATTTATTGGTTTTGCTGTTTCTTGCTTTTGTTTAGCAATGAGCCGCTCACTGATTATAAGCCATATTGCCTTATTTCCTGCAGGATTATGTTGGGTTTTAGCATTATCGCTGTTTAACACATCTGTACAACTTTCTACACCGCGTTGGGTTGTGGCACGCGCTTTAGCTCTTTATCAAACAGCATCATATGGAGGAATGGCTGTTGGGAGTGCAATTTGGGGAGCTTTGGCTGATGGTTATTCTCCAACTATTGCTTTAAGTACGTGTTCTCTCTTCTTAGTTTTTGGAGCTTTGGCAGGGATAAAATTTAGAATTCAAGAAATTCCTCAGATAGATTTGGATCCGCTTGATCATTTCAGAGAACCAGAACTTTTACTTGACCTAAAAGCGAGGAGTGGTCCGATCATGATTATGATCGATTATCAAATTCATGAAAATGATCTTGAAGAATTTCTCAAAGTTATGACACGTCGTCGTCATATTCGTTTACGTGATGGTGCTCGTCAATGGGTTCTCTTACGCGATCTTGAAAGACCCCAATATTGGACAGAAGCATATCATATGCCAACATGGGTTGATTATTTACGCCATAATCATCGTCGTACAAAAGCAGATGCAGAGGTAAATAAACTTCTGCGACACTTAAATCGTATGCCAAATGGTATAAGAGTACACCGTATGATTGAGCGACAAACGATACCACATGCCAGCGAAATGCATTTAAAGCCTTCTGCTGATCAATTGCCTTGA
- the rbfA gene encoding 30S ribosome-binding factor RbfA: MMKNARPSQRQLRVGEQVRHAVAYILQRSILLEDLLKNMVVSVSEVRMSPDLKIATCFISPLSTVENASHVDVVDVLNKHSRFIRGEISHALRQMKYMPELRFRLDSSFDNFSKIDALLRLPEVARDLNQNNSDELED; the protein is encoded by the coding sequence TTGATGAAAAATGCAAGGCCATCACAACGGCAACTCAGAGTAGGAGAGCAAGTGCGCCATGCAGTAGCATATATATTGCAGCGCAGTATTTTACTTGAGGATCTTTTGAAAAATATGGTGGTTTCAGTCTCTGAAGTACGCATGTCACCAGATTTAAAAATTGCTACCTGCTTTATTTCTCCCCTCAGTACTGTTGAGAATGCATCTCATGTTGATGTCGTTGATGTCCTCAATAAACATAGTCGTTTTATCCGTGGAGAAATCAGTCATGCATTGCGACAAATGAAATATATGCCTGAACTACGTTTTCGTCTTGATAGTAGTTTTGATAATTTTTCAAAAATTGATGCCCTGCTCCGCTTACCTGAGGTAGCACGCGATCTTAACCAAAATAATAGTGATGAGCTTGAGGATTAA
- the infB gene encoding translation initiation factor IF-2, whose product MSEKNNDKITVKRTLTLKRSILETSTVKQNFSHGRTKAVVVETKRRKITRPDEKAEIQQPITKPHVAPQRSKLRFEEEKPSKPVAKNNLSSAEMEARLRALEEAHIQEQITREQAEKEERRAKEREESLQRSIQETEIHQEQEEESPPVETLPFRSTPSIIEPINIPIAPKNTTVGEKRKANENKEDDRHSRRANPAKSEIRAPKVVKGADERRRGKLTLNSALDEEGNARGRSMAAMRRRQEKFKRAQNQEPREKISREVVLPETITIQELAQRMTERSVDVIKFLMKQGQMMKPGDVIDADVAELIAVEFGHTVKRVLESDVEEGIFNITDNPQKMRSRPPVVTIMGHVDHGKTSLLDAIRKANVVSGEAGGITQHIGAYQVEQNGQKITFIDTPGHAAFTAMRARGARVTDIAVLVVAADDSVMPQTIESINHAKAAGVPIIVAINKIDKPAANAQKVRTELLQHEVFVETIGGETLDVEVSAKTGQNLDKLLEAILLQAEMLDLKADPKRTAEGVVIEAKLDRGRGSVATVLIQKGTLHPSDIIVAGNEWGRVRALIDDHGRHVKEAVPSTPIEILGMQGTPQAGDRFAVVSHEAKAREIAEYRQRLARDKAVARQTGSRGSLEQMMTKLQTTGIKEFPLIIKGDVQGSIEAISSALEKLGNEEVRARIVHSGAGGITESDISLAEASNSAVIGFNVRANKQARDSAKTQGIEIRYYNIIYDLVDDIKAAMSGLLSPEQRETFLGNAEILEVFNITKIGKVAGCRVTEGKIERGAGVRLIRDNIVIHEGKLKTLKRFKDEVNEVQSGQECGIAFENYEDIRAGDIIEIFRIEHINRTL is encoded by the coding sequence ATGAGTGAAAAGAATAACGACAAAATAACAGTCAAAAGGACACTAACCCTCAAGCGGTCAATCCTAGAAACGAGTACGGTTAAACAAAATTTTAGCCATGGCCGTACAAAGGCTGTGGTTGTCGAAACTAAACGGCGTAAAATTACACGACCTGATGAAAAAGCTGAAATACAACAGCCGATTACAAAACCGCATGTGGCTCCCCAACGCTCTAAGTTACGATTCGAAGAAGAAAAACCCAGCAAACCTGTCGCTAAGAACAATCTCTCATCTGCTGAAATGGAAGCAAGGCTTCGTGCATTAGAAGAAGCGCACATCCAAGAACAAATAACGCGTGAACAAGCCGAAAAAGAAGAAAGACGTGCAAAAGAGCGTGAAGAAAGTTTGCAGCGGTCAATTCAGGAAACAGAAATACATCAAGAACAAGAGGAAGAAAGTCCACCGGTAGAGACTTTACCTTTTCGCTCTACTCCGTCTATTATAGAACCAATAAATATTCCTATTGCGCCTAAAAATACGACTGTGGGTGAAAAACGTAAAGCAAATGAGAATAAAGAAGATGACCGACATAGTCGACGTGCTAATCCTGCTAAATCAGAGATTCGTGCTCCAAAGGTTGTAAAAGGAGCAGATGAGCGGCGCCGTGGAAAGCTTACTCTCAATAGTGCTCTGGATGAAGAGGGGAATGCGCGTGGACGTTCAATGGCCGCGATGCGCCGCAGGCAGGAAAAATTTAAACGTGCACAAAACCAAGAACCAAGAGAAAAAATTTCTCGCGAAGTTGTTCTTCCTGAAACTATTACAATTCAAGAACTCGCACAACGCATGACTGAACGTTCCGTTGATGTGATTAAATTTCTGATGAAACAGGGACAAATGATGAAACCTGGCGATGTTATCGATGCAGATGTTGCTGAACTTATCGCTGTTGAATTTGGTCACACTGTCAAACGTGTTTTGGAATCTGATGTGGAAGAAGGCATTTTTAATATCACTGATAATCCTCAAAAAATGCGTTCCCGTCCACCCGTTGTAACGATTATGGGCCATGTCGACCATGGAAAAACTTCTCTTCTTGATGCTATTCGAAAAGCTAATGTTGTTTCTGGTGAAGCCGGTGGTATTACGCAGCATATCGGTGCTTATCAAGTAGAGCAAAATGGCCAAAAAATTACCTTTATTGATACACCCGGACATGCTGCCTTCACAGCTATGCGTGCTCGTGGTGCTCGTGTTACGGATATTGCCGTTCTAGTCGTAGCGGCTGATGATAGTGTCATGCCGCAGACAATTGAATCAATCAATCATGCCAAAGCTGCTGGTGTACCTATTATTGTCGCTATCAATAAAATTGATAAACCAGCCGCAAACGCACAGAAAGTACGTACAGAACTTTTACAGCATGAAGTGTTTGTTGAAACTATAGGTGGAGAGACTTTGGACGTTGAAGTTTCTGCTAAAACTGGACAAAATCTTGATAAACTTCTCGAAGCTATTCTTCTTCAAGCTGAAATGCTTGATCTCAAAGCAGATCCTAAACGAACCGCAGAAGGTGTTGTTATTGAAGCCAAACTGGATCGTGGACGTGGATCTGTTGCAACAGTTCTGATTCAAAAAGGGACATTGCATCCTTCTGATATTATTGTTGCCGGCAATGAATGGGGGCGTGTACGCGCTTTGATTGACGACCATGGTCGTCACGTTAAAGAAGCGGTTCCTTCTACACCTATTGAAATTTTAGGTATGCAAGGAACACCACAAGCTGGTGATCGTTTTGCCGTTGTCAGTCATGAGGCAAAAGCACGCGAAATTGCTGAATACCGTCAGCGACTAGCACGTGATAAAGCTGTCGCTCGACAAACTGGTTCCCGTGGTTCTCTTGAGCAAATGATGACAAAATTGCAAACCACTGGCATTAAAGAATTTCCTCTTATTATTAAAGGGGATGTGCAGGGATCAATTGAAGCAATCTCTTCAGCATTAGAAAAGCTTGGAAATGAAGAAGTGCGTGCACGTATTGTACATTCTGGTGCTGGAGGTATCACTGAAAGTGATATTTCTCTTGCAGAAGCTTCTAACTCGGCTGTGATTGGCTTTAATGTTCGTGCTAATAAACAAGCACGTGACTCTGCTAAAACACAGGGCATTGAAATTCGCTATTATAATATCATCTATGATCTTGTTGATGATATAAAAGCTGCCATGTCAGGATTGCTTTCACCAGAACAGCGTGAAACTTTCCTTGGAAATGCTGAAATTTTAGAAGTCTTTAATATTACAAAAATTGGAAAAGTAGCAGGTTGTCGTGTTACAGAAGGCAAAATAGAACGGGGAGCTGGTGTTCGTCTTATCCGTGATAATATTGTCATTCATGAAGGAAAACTGAAAACACTCAAACGCTTCAAAGATGAAGTTAATGAAGTGCAAAGTGGTCAGGAATGCGGAATAGCCTTTGAAAACTATGAAGACATACGTGCGGGAGATATTATTGAAATTTTCCGTATCGAACACATTAATCGTACATTATAA
- a CDS encoding RNA-binding protein codes for MNERTCIVTRKSASAKMLIRFVIGLNNQIVPDLKANLPGRGVWVSAHHSVIEKAVKQKAFHRNFKTEVEVAPNLAHIVDTLLLKAALASLSMARKAGAVVMGATKVDAAIRSGQVILVLHAKETTEDGKRKIAQAIHAVQQQTNRNIKTISLFTSDEMRVAFGANPVMHAALLDIKAAEGFLKTIRRLLVYRDEKHSKFGEMTAQAVKEVQ; via the coding sequence ATGAATGAACGGACTTGCATTGTGACCAGAAAAAGCGCTTCAGCAAAAATGCTGATCCGTTTTGTTATTGGTCTCAATAATCAAATTGTCCCAGATCTTAAAGCCAATTTGCCAGGACGTGGTGTTTGGGTTTCTGCCCATCATTCTGTCATTGAAAAAGCAGTCAAACAAAAAGCTTTTCATAGAAATTTTAAAACAGAAGTTGAGGTTGCGCCAAATCTTGCACATATTGTTGATACACTTTTGCTAAAAGCTGCTCTTGCAAGCCTTTCTATGGCGAGAAAAGCAGGTGCCGTTGTTATGGGAGCAACAAAAGTTGATGCTGCTATCCGCTCTGGTCAAGTCATTCTCGTACTTCATGCTAAAGAAACTACAGAAGATGGAAAACGAAAAATTGCACAAGCCATCCATGCAGTACAACAACAAACAAATCGGAATATAAAAACCATATCTTTATTTACAAGTGATGAAATGCGGGTGGCTTTTGGTGCTAATCCTGTTATGCATGCAGCCTTATTAGACATTAAAGCTGCTGAAGGATTTCTCAAAACGATACGTAGACTACTCGTCTATCGTGATGAAAAGCACAGCAAGTTTGGTGAGATGACGGCTCAAGCCGTGAAGGAAGTACAATGA